A window of candidate division TA06 bacterium genomic DNA:
ATCGTTTCGCCAGGTTTGTCAATGGATCGAATTCGATAGATTATACTTACAACAGCGGGGGCTTGATGGTGAAGAAGGTAGCCACCACCAATGACGGCAGCAAGAGTAGTGGGTTGCCAATTTATAACGGGCCGATCGATGCCATGGCAACGGCACTAATAAAGAACGGAAACCTGGTGGTGGAATTCAACAAAGGCGATGTTTCTGTGGGCCAGCCCCTGTACCTGGCCGTTGACACGGACCAGACCTTAAGCTCCGGCAACCTGTTCATCCCCGACGCCGGACGGACCGGGCTGGATGCGGCCGGGGCCTGGGAATACTGCCTGGTCATCAAGGGTTTGGACGACTTCGGGTATTACGAAAAGAACCTTCTGCAGAGGAACCGGGGCGAGGCCGGCGCGGCAGGTATGGAGGTCCAGGCGGCAGACGATGTCATTAGGATCACCGTACCGCTGGCAATGCTGGGAAATCCCAAACAGCTCGGCCTTTCGGCTGTAGCAGGGGCCAAGGCCAAAGCCAAAGCGAATCTGGTTATCAAGGGTGCAGTGAACATCAAAGACGAGAACGCCTCCGAAGGCGAGGAGTCAGGGATGATTTTTGCCACCCCGGTCCAGCCGGAAACCAAAGGCGTCATCGTTACCACAACGTATTACCTTTACAATGAATCGGGCCAGGTGCTGTGCGAACTCAATTCGACCGGTGTAATCACCAACAAGCAGTACTATTGGGGCGGCCAAAAGGTGGCGGAGAGACAGGGCAGCACCCTGTATTACTGCCACAACGACCATCTGGGCAGCATGACGCTGATGACCAACACCAGCGGTGTTATGGCTGCCCGCCGGTATTACTACGCTTTTGGCGGGGACTACTTGGGAACAAACCTGACAAATTACAGGTTCAACGGCAAGCAGATTGATGCAAGCACTGGGTTGTATAACTACGGGGCCAGGTATTATGATGTAAATACCGGAAGGTTCACTTCGCCCGATCCCATCATCCAGCCCGGTTCGCCTTATGCCTATTGCAACAATAATCCGGTGGGCTATACTGATCCGACCGGAATGCAGGCCCAGCCGTTTATTGATTATGATGGAAGGGACTATCAAAGGGGGGGAGGAGACTATAATGTAGCTTATGGGTGTTATGTCGTGAAGGCACTTTATGATGACAACACCGTGGGGTTTGCAACTGTTTATTCCTATTCGGTAATTTCTAATGCTCAAGGTGTGCTCTTCTCAGATGCGCAGTGGGCTTGTAGCCGCGCCCTTGGTTTTGCGGCAGCTGGGAATAAAGCAATAGCTGATGCCAAAGCAAGCAAAGCGGCGGCGGTTACAGGGATGACGCCTGGTGTGGCAGAAGAATTGCCTCGTTTTGATGGAAAACCGGGACGAGAAAACGAATCAGGTTCTGCCCCGGCTGGTTCTACTAGAGCTGGTACCAGTACTGCTAATACTAGTCGTGTAGTAGGTGGTAAGGTAAAGAAAACTGATGATGGAAATGGAACACCACCACCATATGATCATGAAGAGAGGAAGTTAAATTTACAAAGCGGGGCCGCCATCCCAGCTTCATTAACTGAGTGCCCAATATTTGCTTTAGTAACTGCTGCTGCATTTGTCGGAGCTAGACCTGTTGTGGAAGTATTTTCTAAAGGAGGGCCTGCTTGGCATGCAGGTTTAGAGCTTGCTGGTAAAGAAAATATTATCCATATAGGTAACCATGTTAAGTATGGTGTGCACATCGCTATTGGTTCTACCGGGCCTATGTGTGCATGGTTTCATCTATATGTTTATCCAACAATCAGGGTTTGGTTTTCGAAATAAAAAATGAATGGTTATTTAACAACTCGACAAAGTTACTATTTCATTTTACACAATTAACTTGTTAATCACATTTTAACTGGTTTAACCTTTTATTGTTTAAATCCATAATGGAGGAATTAGTATGTATATAAAACTAAACGGAAAAGATTTTACAGGTAACGTTTTTAAAGAAATCGCTTCTCAGACAGGCAAAGGCAAAATTCTTATAGATAGCATAAAATATAGTGAAAATGATTCTATTGTTGAGTTTATCGTAAAAAGAAGAACAATTGATAAGTATAAAAGTAATTATTTTGGTTTTATAAAAGTGAAATACAAGTCTAACGATTTCTTAAAAACGAAAGTTCAATTTAAAAACGTTACTTTGTTTAATGTTGATAATAAAGATAAAAGCCTTGAAGAGGTTAATATGTTATTTGGTGTTAAAATAGACAGCAATGAAGCATCAATTTCATCCGTCGAAGAGGTTGAAGGGGAAACTGTCTTTTCTATTAGTATTAAATATTCTTCACTGGATTTAACTTTAGAGGATATTTTATAACTCCGGTTGTCAAGATAATAAAATTGGCTATACTTTTTATAGTTTAGGCTGCAATTTTGAGTGATTGTTTGAGGTTGTTGAAGACCAACTCCAGTATATAGCAAACCGGGGCTTTGTTTGCAAAGCCCCGGTTTAGTATTATAACAAACCACCTCCTTGACAATTCCCATCAGTTTTGCTATACTATTTCCAATAATAACATAAATACATTATTATTGGAAATGCTATTCTCCGAATTCAAAAAACGCTACCGCCGGCTGCCGCTGATTCCAACGGAGCAAATGCTGCTGCCCGGTAACTCTCCCCAAGCCTTTAAGAACCAGCTCTCCCAATGGCAAAAAAGGGGCTGGCTGATCCGGCTGAGGCGCGGGTTTTACCTGCTATCGGACCAGGACCGGACCGTAACCCCCTCGGCCCTGTACCTGGCCAACCAGCTGTATCCCCCGTCCTACCTGTCGCTGGAGTATGCCCTGGGTCATTACGGCCTGATTCCCGAGGCCGTGGCCCAGATCACCTCGGTCACCACCCGCAAGACCAAGATCTTCCGGAACCGTTGGGGCGATTTCCGCTACCGGCATCTGGCCCAAAACTTGTTCTGGGGCTTTGAAGCCATCAAGGATGAGAACGGTTATACGGTACTGATGGCCGGGCCGGAGAAAGCCCTGCTGGATTTCTTCTATTTCCATAAAAGCTCATTGCCCCTGGATGGTAAAAATTACCGCGAGCTGTTTTTAGGATCATACCGTTTCCAAAACACAGCGGTGGTCAACCCCAAAAAACTAGCGGCAATGGCCGCCAGTTACGGGGACCAAAAAGTAGTCGCCGCTGCCGCCGCATTCATTAAATATATGAGGCAGGCATGATCGAATTGCTGCGAAAAGAGCTGGACCGGGAAACCCGGCCGGAACTGAAGGTCCACCGGGCCCGGGAGTTCCTACAGGTGATGACCCTAAAGATCATCGGAGATCTGGGGTATTACCGGCAGATCGCCTTTCAGGGCGGGACCGCATTACGGCTTCTGTACGGCCTGAACCGGTTTTCAGAGGATCTGGATTTTTCCGTAATCAAAAAGAACGGATTTGACCCGGCGGACATGATGGAACGGGTGGCCGGGCAGACTAAGGGTTGGGGGCTGCCGGTGGAGATCAAGATCGGACGGGAAAAAACGGTGGCCGGGGGCTGGATCAAATATCCCGGTCTGCTGCAGTCCTTAAGCCTTTCGCCATTGAAGAACCAGAAACTGTCCATTAAACTGGAGGTCGACATGAATCCACCGAAAGGCGGGCAGGTGGAAACATCTTTGATTAGCCGGGAGTTCACTTTTTCCATAGCCAATTTCACCATGCCCTCCATGTTTGCCACCAAGCTACACGCCTGTTTTTACCGCCCCTATCTTAAAGGCCGGGATTTTTATGATCTGGCTTGGTACCTGGGTCGAAAGATCAGGCCCGATTTTCAGGTGCTTAACAACGCCATCAAGCAGACCGAAGGGAAATCTCCAAATATAGACGAGGGCAATTTCAAGCAATATTTGAAGGATAAGATCAAGGGTTACAACCTGACCAGTGCCAAAAAGGATGTGGAGCCGTTTTTGTTTGACCGGGGTGAGTTATCGATATTCGACAGCGGGTTGATCATCGGCCTGGTTGATAGAAACTATTAATAGGTGTCTTAATAAAAAATGGAGCCACAGTATATTCATTAAAGGCCAGCTGAACGGGAACGCCTTAGGACGACTGAAACATCAGTTAAACGAGACGGGGCTGCTTGCAAAGCTCCGTCTTGTCTTTTTGCTCCATATCTTGTGCGTCAAAGATATGTGGGCCCTATATGTGTGATGTTTTTAGTTATATCTTCCGGCTCCAATAGAAAATATATTTCCCTAAAACCTCAAAAACAGCCCTGTTTTTCACTTTGACAAGAACTATTTTTCCATCCCAAAGATTTATCAAAATAATTGTTAAAGCATCTTGACTTTTATACTGTAAATATTATATAATTGGGATTCCAATCGATTACAAAAATTTTTGACAAAACAATTTCCGTTTTCGTCGCGGCGATGAAAACAGGATAAGGATATTTTTGTCTTTAAAAATTATCTTTAGGGCAAGGAGAATTAATGCCAACCATCAGCCAACTGATCCGTTCCGGGCGCAATATCAAGCGCAAGAAGACCAAGGCCCCGGCCCTTAGTTCGTGTCCCCAGCGCAAGGGCGTGTGTCTTCGTGTTTACACCACCACCCCCAAGAAGCCCAACTCGGCTTTGCGCAAGGTGGCCAAGGTGCGTTTGACCCACGGATTCGAGATCCTGGCCTACATCCCGGGCGAGGGCCACAACCTGCAGGAGCACTCCATCGTCATGGTGCGGGGCGGCCGCGTCAAGGACCTGCCCGGCGTGCGCTACCACATCGTGCGCGGCACCCTGGACACCTCCGGGGTGGAGGGCCGCAAGAAGAGCCGCTCGCTGTACGGCACCAAGCGGATCAAGGCCGGAGCCAAGCCCGCCCTCAAAAAGTAACCGGACCCAGTCACTGAATCGCGGAAAAGGTAAGGGCAATTCATGAATTGCCCCAACAAACAATCTGAAAAACGGGAACTGATATAAAATGCCAAGAAGAAAAAGAGTCATCAAGCGCGAGGTCCTGCCGGATCCCAAGTACCATGATCCCATGGTCACCATCTTCATTAACAACATCATGAAGAGCGGGAAGAAAAGCGTGGCCGAGAAGATCTTCTACCAGGCCATCGAGATCGTGGAGCAGAAGCTGAAAATGCCGGGGATCGAGGTCTTCAAGCAGTCCCTGAACAACATCAAGCCGGTGCTGGAGGTCA
This region includes:
- a CDS encoding type IV toxin-antitoxin system AbiEi family antitoxin domain-containing protein → MLFSEFKKRYRRLPLIPTEQMLLPGNSPQAFKNQLSQWQKRGWLIRLRRGFYLLSDQDRTVTPSALYLANQLYPPSYLSLEYALGHYGLIPEAVAQITSVTTRKTKIFRNRWGDFRYRHLAQNLFWGFEAIKDENGYTVLMAGPEKALLDFFYFHKSSLPLDGKNYRELFLGSYRFQNTAVVNPKKLAAMAASYGDQKVVAAAAAFIKYMRQA
- a CDS encoding nucleotidyl transferase AbiEii/AbiGii toxin family protein; translated protein: MIELLRKELDRETRPELKVHRAREFLQVMTLKIIGDLGYYRQIAFQGGTALRLLYGLNRFSEDLDFSVIKKNGFDPADMMERVAGQTKGWGLPVEIKIGREKTVAGGWIKYPGLLQSLSLSPLKNQKLSIKLEVDMNPPKGGQVETSLISREFTFSIANFTMPSMFATKLHACFYRPYLKGRDFYDLAWYLGRKIRPDFQVLNNAIKQTEGKSPNIDEGNFKQYLKDKIKGYNLTSAKKDVEPFLFDRGELSIFDSGLIIGLVDRNY
- a CDS encoding 30S ribosomal protein S12 encodes the protein MPTISQLIRSGRNIKRKKTKAPALSSCPQRKGVCLRVYTTTPKKPNSALRKVAKVRLTHGFEILAYIPGEGHNLQEHSIVMVRGGRVKDLPGVRYHIVRGTLDTSGVEGRKKSRSLYGTKRIKAGAKPALKK